In the Euphorbia lathyris chromosome 5, ddEupLath1.1, whole genome shotgun sequence genome, one interval contains:
- the LOC136230436 gene encoding F-box protein At3g07870-like, with amino-acid sequence MPSKTSRKMAETDPSLLLVSGNSLHFFCCSTNDIQTLTRIGLPPELFVAGSCNGLLCLWDSLYQYQPFIFNPFTSDFLELPKPKQFHSQHRVASGLGFHSFKNYYKVVRIVYYRTNQVQDANIPLPEAEIQVLTIGDGISTWRNKGKTPYQVLGRPSNVIVQEKLHWLTCKYRNNSVRKIICFDLADEQLREVPSPRVGMFGRRCTNLVSLRGCLSGIVQGYRCLYIWAMKEYGVQDSWIKEYTISTNNPHLNPCFPFNWTQLRVLCLVKNGEILLQYRCKYLVAFDPNSGLLRKLEVPGLPQDFNALVHIGSFNWPWMDTHSN; translated from the coding sequence ATGCCAAGCAAAACATCAAGGAAGATGGCTGAAACTGATCCATCTCTACTCTTGGTCTCTGGAAACTCACTCCATTTCTTCTGTTGTTCTACTAATGATATCCAAACACTTACTAGAATTGGTCTTCCTCCTGAGTTGTTTGTAGCAGGTTCTTGTAATGGATTGTTATGCTTGTGGGATTCACTTTATCAATATCAACCTTTCATATTTAATCCTTTTACTAGTGATTTCTTAGAGCTTCCCAAACCCAAACAATTTCACTCCCAACACCGAGTTGCATCCGGACTTGGCTTCCATTCATTCAAAAATTACTACAAGGTTGTCAGAATCGTGTATTATCGAACTAATCAAGTTCAAGATGCAAACATACCTTTGCCAGAAGCTGAGATTCAAGTTTTAACAATCGGAGATGGCATCTCCACCTggcgaaacaaagggaaaacacCATACCAAGTTCTAGGACGGCCGTCTAATGTTATTGTTCAGGAAAAACTTCATTGGTTGACTTGTAAGTACAGAAACAATTCGGTTAGAAAAATCATATGTTTCGATTTGGCAGATGAGCAATTACGAGAGGTTCCATCTCCTCGTGTGGGAATGTTTGGCAGGCGTTGCACAAATCTGGTAAGTCTAAGAGGTTGTCTTTCTGGGATTGTTCAAGGTTACAGGTGCCTTTACATATGGGCTATGAAAGAGTACGGAGTCCAGGATTCTTGGATAAAAGAATATACTATATCAACCAACAACCCACACTTGAATCCATGTTTTCCTTTTAATTGGACTCAACTTAGAGTTTTATGCCTTGTTAAAAATGGTGAGATTCTGCTACAATACAGATGCAAGTATCTTGTTGCTTTTGATCCTAATTCTGGGTTGTTAAGGAAACTTGAAGTTCCTGGCTTGCCACAAGACTTTAATGCACTTGTTCATATTGGTAGCTTCAATTGGCCTTGGATGGATACACACTCCAATTAA
- the LOC136230809 gene encoding protein SMALL AUXIN UP-REGULATED RNA 54-like, whose translation MSVKIGVSLREHLAMDEQSQSERGSSKLTGIRQIVRLKGFLQKWQSVTIGNSKPKPNNKPHRRRRSNTGISPDISKRLKSNKNCDSDEESCHGPAPADVPKGYLAVYVGPELRRFIIPTTYLSHSLFKVLLEKVEEEFGFDHNGGLTIPCEIEIFKFLLNYMENHPKDDHHDRKAEAILSH comes from the coding sequence ATGTCTGTTAAAATAGGGGTTTCATTAAGAGAGCATCTAGCAATGGATGAGCAGAGTCAGAGTGAGCGCGGCAGCAGCAAGTTGACAGGAATTAGGCAGATCGTAAGGCTAAAAGGGTTTCTCCAGAAATGGCAGTCTGTCACAATTGGTAATAGTAAACCAAAGCCAAATAATAAACCTCATCGGCGGAGACGAAGTAACACTGGTATTTCACCGGACATTAGTAAGAGGTTAAAAAGCAACAAAAATTGTGACTCAGACGAAGAAAGCTGCCACGGTCCAGCTCCGGCAGATGTCCCAAAAGGGTATCTTGCTGTATATGTTGGACCAGAGCTACGGAGATTTATAATACCGACAACATACCTTAGCCATTCACTGTTTAAGGTATTACTAGAAAAGGTTGAAGAGGAGTTTGGGTTTGATCATAATGGCGGGCTCACTATTCCATGCGAGATTGAGATTTTTAAGTTTCTACTCAATTACATGGAAAACCATCCTAAAGATGATCATCACGATCGTAAAGCTGAAGCAATACTTAGCCACTGA